One window from the genome of Elusimicrobiota bacterium encodes:
- a CDS encoding DUF4139 domain-containing protein gives MSTQQKTFICVICGVILSAVICVSQEIDLTVYNQNLGLVKDRRTIKIDKGVQKIEFTDVAVQIDPTSVHFKSISFPNKCSVLEQNFEYDLISRDKLLQKYIGKEIELERRFGKDGEKKEVIRGTLLSITGGLTIKSGDKILVNPSGEVLLSKLPEGLILKPTLSWLLENEIPGEHKIEVDYLTNGINWSADYVIVSDKDDKNLDLTGWVTINNKSGATYKDAKLKLIAGDIHRAAPPEVAMEERVMYDKRAKAAPQFEEKAFFEYHLYTLQRRTNVRDNETKQIEFASAANVPVKKLYIYEGALQKFWGYQEWSRADRNYGTQCNKKVYVMLEFKNSKENNLGIPLPKGKMRVYKEDSDKSLEFIGEDFIEHTPKDEQIRIYLGDAFDIVGERVQTDFKCGDDFCDETFKITLRNHKEEQVEVRVVEKLYRWSNWKITQKSQDYEKKDSRTIEYKLKIAKDGENTITYTVHYWWD, from the coding sequence ATGTCTACTCAACAAAAGACTTTTATCTGTGTAATCTGTGGAGTGATTTTATCTGCGGTAATCTGCGTTTCTCAAGAAATTGACCTGACTGTGTATAACCAAAATCTTGGGTTAGTGAAGGATAGGCGGACAATAAAGATTGATAAAGGTGTACAGAAAATTGAGTTCACTGATGTTGCGGTACAGATTGACCCGACGAGCGTGCATTTTAAGTCAATTTCATTTCCAAACAAATGTTCGGTTTTGGAACAGAATTTTGAATATGATTTAATTTCACGCGATAAACTTCTACAGAAATATATTGGTAAAGAGATAGAACTTGAGCGACGCTTTGGTAAAGATGGCGAAAAAAAAGAAGTTATCAGAGGGACGCTGCTTTCAATAACAGGCGGGCTTACAATAAAATCTGGTGATAAGATTCTTGTTAATCCGTCTGGCGAGGTTTTACTTTCGAAACTGCCTGAGGGCCTAATACTTAAGCCAACACTTTCCTGGCTTTTAGAGAATGAAATTCCTGGTGAGCATAAAATAGAGGTTGATTATCTAACAAATGGTATAAACTGGTCTGCTGATTATGTGATTGTTTCAGATAAAGATGATAAAAATCTGGATTTGACCGGCTGGGTGACGATTAATAATAAATCCGGTGCAACATACAAAGACGCAAAACTGAAACTAATTGCGGGTGATATTCATCGTGCTGCACCACCGGAAGTTGCGATGGAAGAGCGAGTAATGTATGATAAGAGGGCAAAGGCAGCACCACAATTTGAAGAGAAAGCGTTTTTTGAATACCATCTTTACACATTACAACGCCGAACAAATGTTCGGGATAATGAAACAAAACAGATTGAATTTGCTTCCGCAGCAAATGTTCCTGTAAAAAAACTTTATATCTATGAAGGCGCTTTACAGAAATTCTGGGGTTATCAAGAATGGTCAAGAGCGGATAGAAATTATGGAACACAATGTAACAAAAAGGTTTATGTTATGCTTGAGTTTAAAAACTCAAAAGAAAACAATCTCGGTATTCCGCTACCAAAAGGAAAGATGCGTGTGTATAAAGAGGACTCAGACAAATCATTAGAATTTATTGGCGAAGATTTTATAGAGCATACACCAAAAGATGAACAGATAAGAATATATCTCGGTGATGCATTTGATATTGTTGGTGAAAGAGTACAGACAGATTTTAAGTGTGGTGATGACTTCTGCGATGAGACATTCAAAATCACTTTAAGAAATCATAAAGAAGAACAGGTTGAGGTTCGTGTTGTTGAAAAACTTTACCGGTGGTCAAACTGGAAAATTACACAGAAATCGCAGGATTATGAAAAAAAAGATTCACGAACAATAGAATATAAATTAAAAATTGCGAAAGATGGCGAAAACACAATTACTTACACAGTCCATTATTGGTGGGACTAA